The Arachis ipaensis cultivar K30076 chromosome B07, Araip1.1, whole genome shotgun sequence genome includes a window with the following:
- the LOC107609038 gene encoding protein NTM1-like 9 (The sequence of the model RefSeq protein was modified relative to this genomic sequence to represent the inferred CDS: added 33 bases not found in genome assembly), which yields MGAVEVFQQQPLVVDAAPVLSLNSLPLGFRFRPTDEELVDFYLRQKINGNGDEVWVIREIDVCKWEPWDLPDLSVVRNKDPEWFFFCPQDRKYPNGHRLNRATTHGYWKATGKDRKIKSGSTVIGMKKTLVFYTGRAPKGKRTNWVMHEYRPTLQELDGTNPGQNPYVLCRLFKKQDESLEGSNGEEMERTTSTNLTANYSPEEIQSDPAVKSVSSSQATEDDKKLAVIPLTPEEAISNVITPVGCQNDGCDAYDAQNQIAAGDPSKEEDLQVNMDIFYDPSELFDDKLFSPLHKHIPEELFHQSNNEANGHFGLQHQCGTNEISISDFFDSVINWDEISGDNSSGQTPNSAWFDVQHNESWGNSNVDMVHARPLQVGGADYPGDATEGKLPLLKTREFNPNTSYDNALSNNMGLFHNHSQMAFSSDVNMLQGYHATNNYEQPTNFNMAMANSDNTGIRIRSRPPGYEGPNVNSNMQPQGTAPRRIRLARSLAPQHMSNEAAKDSSYESKDQNSQLTTAREMETSKDLAAGESVTVTSDVEEQETSPVENKEFEDFNTVQQSTSSASSNLSTCSSDSEVSYEAEKESGWTSEDHSPKPAAAGASKASEDQVPSECVNDITDDVDEPRIPNAYTLEVSKEESFSDSQSKDSLLRRKVCYPSKSSSNLAKWYSVIAVSATLVVLLAFLVNTWGYGYYLKV from the exons ATGGGTGCGGTGGAGGTGTTTCAACAGCAGCCGCTGGTGGTGGACGCTGCTCCGGTTTTGTCGCTGAACTCGCTGCCGTTGGGGTTCCGTTTCCGACCGACAGACGAGGAGCTCGTTGACTTTTACTTGCGGCAGAAGATCAACGGCAATGGCGATGAGGTTTGGGTCATTCGAGAAATCGATGTTTGCAAATGGGAACCTTGGGATTTGCCTG ATTTGTCAGTGGTACGGAACAAGGATCCGGAGTGGTTCTTCTTCTGTCCACAGGACAGGAAGTATCCAAATGGACACCGGCTGAACCGAGCAACAACTCATGGATATTGGAAGGCGACTGGC ATTGGAATGAAGAAGACTCTTGTATTCTACACTGGCCGTGCTCCCAAAGGGAAGAGGACCAATTGGGTGATGCATGAGTACAGGCCTACCCTGCAGGAGCTTGATGGTACCAATCCTGGACAG AATCCATATGTCCTTTGTCGATTAtttaagaaacaagatgagagtCTTGAAGGTTCAAACGGTGAAGAAATGGAGCGTACTACTTCAACTAATTTAACTGCAAATTACTCTCCAGAAGAAATACAATCAGATCCAGCTGTTAAATCGGTTTCTTCTTCACAGGCTACAGAAGATGACAAGAAACTAGCAGTTATCCCTTTGACCCCTGAAGAAGCAATTTCCAATGTTATAACCCCGGTCGGTTGCCAAAACGATGGATGTGATGCTTatgatgcacaaaatcaaatCGCAGCAGGAGATCCATCTAAGGAG GAGGACTTACAAGTGAACATGGACATATTTTATGACCCGAGTGAGCTATTTGACGATAAATTATTCTCCCCACTCCACAAGCATATTCCAGAAGAACTTTTTCATCAATCAAACAATGAAGCCAATGGACATTTTGGGCTGCAACATCAGTGTGGAACAAATGAGATCAgtatttctgacttctttgactCTGTTATTAATTGGGATGAGATCTCCGGTGACAATTCCAGCGGCCAAACGCCAAACTCTGCTTGGTTTGATGTACAGCACAATGAATCATGGGGAAACTCAAATGTGGATATGGTCCATGCCAGG CCCCTACAAGTAGGGGGTGCAGATTATCCAGGGGATGCAACCGAGGGAAAGCTCCCTTTGTTGAAAACTAGAGAATTCAATCCCAACACCTCTTATGACAATGCGCTCAGCAACAACATGGGATTATTTCATAACCATTCCCAGATGGCTTTTTCATCTGATGTTAATATGCTCCAAGGTTACCATGCAACCAACAATTATGAGCAACCGACAAACTTCAATATGGCTATGGCTAATAGTGACAACACTGGAATTAGGATAAGGTCTCGGCCACCAGGTTATGAAGGGCCAAACGTAAACTCCAATATGCAACCACAAGGTACTGCACCTAGGAGAATACGGTTGGCACGATCTCTTGCACCTCAACACATGTCCAATGAGGCGGCAAAAGATTCGAGTTACGAGTCAAAAGATCAAAATTCACAACTAACCACTGCCAGG GAGATGGAAACTTCCAAAGACCTTGCTGCTGGTGAGAGTGTTACTGTTACTAGTGATGTGGAGGAACAGGAGACATCACCAGTTGAAAATAAGGAATTCGAAGACTTCAACACAGTCCAGCAGAGCACATCATCAGCTTCCTCCAATCTTTCCACGTGCTCTTCTGATTCTGAAGTTTCTTATGAGGCAGAAAAAGAATCTGGTTGGACATCAGAAGACCATAGTCCAAAACCAGCTGCCGCGGGG GCCAGTAAAGCTTCCGAAGACCAAGTTCCCAGCGAGTGCGTCAATGATATCACTGATGATGTGGATGAACCCAGGATACCAAACGCTTATACTCTAGAGGTCTCAAAGGAGGAATCCTTCTCGGACTCTCAGTCGAAAGACTCTCTATTGCGTAGAAAGGTGTGTTACCCATCGAAGTCTTCCTCAAATCTAGCCAAGTGGTATTCGGTTATTGCAGTCTCAGCCACTTTGGTGGTGTTACTAGCATTCCTTGTTAATACATGGGGTTATGGATATTACCTTAAAGTTTAA